The sequence TCTTCGCCTAAGCCGATAGAGTCGTGCGTGTAAACAAATAATGAGCGTTGTTTCATTAATGCAGCCATACGCACCGCGTTGTGTGCATATTCGTAGAACATTAAGAAGGTTGCGCCGTAAGGAATGAACCCGCCGTGTAAAGCAATACCATTCATAATCGCTGACATACCGAACTCACGCACACCATAGTTAAGGTAGTTACCACCTACGTTTTCGTGTGCACGAATTGGTTTTGAACCACTCCATAACGTTAAGTTAGAGCTTGCTAAGTCTGCAGAGCCACCTAAGAATTCAGGTAACACGTGTGCATAAGCTTCAATAGCATTTTGTGATGCTTTACGGCTTGCAATGCTTGCAGGATTTGCTTGTAATTTTTCAATGAACGCTTTGGATTCAGCCGCCCAATTCGCTGGTAATTCACCGTTTACACGACGTGTAAATTCTGCAGCCAGTTCTGGATATGCTTTTGCATAAGCGGCAAATTTTTCTTCCCAAGATTTTTCTGCTTCAGCGCCTTTTTCTTTCGCTGACCATTCAGCATAGTACTCAGCTGGAATTTCAAATGGAGCATATTCCCAGTCAAGCGCTTTACGAGTTAACGCGATTTCTTCATCGCCTAATGGTGCTCCGTGACAATCATGTGATGCAGATTTATTTGGTGAGCCAAAACCAATGATCGTTTTACAAATAATTAAAGTTGGTTTTTCTTTTTCTGCTTGAGCAAGAATGGTTGCGGCACGAATTTGTTCTGCATCGTGACCATCCACATTACGAATCACTTGCCAGCCATAAGCTTCAAAGCGTGCAGCGGTATCATCACTGAACCAACCATCAACATGACCATCAATCGAAATGTTGTTGTCATCGTAGAATGCAATTAATTTACCTAGGCCTAATGTGCCTGCTAAAGAGCAAGCCTCGTGAGAAATCCCTTCCATTAAACAGCCATCGCCTAAGAACACATAAGTGTGGTGATCGACAATTTCATGACCTTCACGGTTAAATTGGCCCGCTAAGGTTTTCTCAGCAATCGCCATCCCTACTGCATTAGTGATACCTTGACCTAATGGACCTGTCGTGGTTTCAACACCTGGTGCATAACCATATTCTGGGTGGCCTGGAGTTTTAGAATGTAATTGACGAAATTGTTTTAAATCTTCGATAGAAAGATCATAGCCAGTTAAATGTAAAAGACTATAAATCAACATAGAACCATGGCCGTTAGAAAGTACAAAACGATCTCGGTCAGCCCATTTAGGATTAGTCGGATTGTGTTTTAAAAAGTCGCGCCATAATACTTCAGCAATATCCGCCATCCCCATTGGTGCACCAGGGTGACCAGATTTAGCTTTTTGCACAGCATCCATTGATAAGAAACGAATTGCATTGGCTAATTGTCTACGAGTTGCCATTTTGTTCTCCTGTTATAATTCGCTTTGAAAAAATAATCTTGCGCATTCTACCTTATTTCTGAAGGAAATTTAGCAAAAATCCGCACTCAATTTAATAGTTTGTGACAATAATCAAATTCTACGGCGACGCTGGTGAAAACGCGTGCTACTCGATTTTACTTTCAAATTTACCGCACTTTTTTTCTCTTTGGATTTGCGGTAAGTCCGTCGATAGTGACTTAAAAAATAATGAATAGAGCTTGCCATCACCGCGCCAAGTAAAAATACAATAATAAGCTCACCATATAATTGGTGAAAAATTTGATTAATTTTTGATTGGTTAGATTGCGTATATTGAGCATCAATGGTGACACGTAAAAATCCTTTAATGCCGCTTTGGGCGTAAAGTGGCTCTACAATTTGTTGATTGTTTGCATCGGGTGAATTGCGCATTTCGCGACTTTGAGCCAGTAATTTTCCTTCGCCATCATATAAGCTCGCATCTAAAATAAAGTCTTCTTTGACTATTTGATCAAGATTATCCGTTAATTGCTCTGTTTTTGCATTGTTTGTAAGTAAAACTGAAAATAAATTGGCTTGCTGACGAACCAAAATATGTGAGATGTTCACCACTTGGTTTACGCTAGCAAATTGTGAACTCAGCTTAAATTGCTTCACACCAAATAAGATAACGCCAAGTGCAGTTAGACTTAGCACAATAATCGTTGCAAGCATGGTTGATTTGATTAGTTTTTCTTTAATTATTTGCACTTTTTCAACCCACATCGGTTAAAATCTTTTCATTCGTCACAATTTACAGGATTTTTATGCAAATTCAACGTTTCCAGAGTATTACACAAAAATACCCACAATTCCCTACCGCACTTTTAGCCAATGAAGCACTAACACAGGAGCAGGACTCTTTCATTTTATACGGCACTAAGTTGGACATGGCTACGCTAGAAAAATTTCAACAAAAGTGCGGTCAAAATTTTCAGATTTTTGATGTTTGGATGGTAGAGCAAAATATTGTCGTTTTATTGAAAGGTCAATGGTTTGCTGACTTCATTAAATTTGCTCATGATGTTGAAGTGGATATTGCTAAATTAGATTTTATCCCTAAATTGTCTCAAGCTGGATTGTTGGTGATGGATATGGATTCTACCGCTATTCAAATTGAGTGTATTGATGAAATTGCGAAATTAGCGGGTGTTGGCGAACTTGTTTCTGCGATTACGGAAAGTGCAATGAGAGGTGAATTAGATTTCGAACAAAGTTTGCGTCGTCGAGTGGGTACATTAAAAGGTGCGCCAGAAAGTATCTTACAGCAAGTTAGAGAGAATTTACCGTTAATGCCTGGATTAGTTGAAACGATCCAAATCTTACAGAAATATGGCTGGAAAACAGCGATTGCTTCAGGTGGATTTACTTATTTTGCGGATTATTTGAAAACCTTATTACAGCTTGATTTTGCTGCATCAAATCAATTTGATATTGAAGACGGAAAACTCACTGGCTTAGTTAAAGGCGATGTAGTTGATGCCCAATACAAAGCTAAAACATTGCAACATTTGTTAGAGAAATACGGTATTGATTCACAATATTCTATTGCTATTGGTGACGGGGCAAATGACTTGGCAATGATGAATGTGGCGGGGCTAGGTGTTGCGTTCCATGCTAAACCTAAAGTGCAACAACAAGCGCAAATTGTGGTAAACTTCGCCGACTTAACCGCACTTTTATGCCTTTTAAGTGCCAATGATAGAATTTAATAAAATGGGAGAAGACTATGCCATCTTTTGATATTGTTTCTGAAATTACTTTACACGAAGTCCGTAATGCGGTGGAAAATGCCAACCGTGTGCTTAGCACGCGTTATGATTTCCGTGGCGTGGAAGCGGTAATTGAATTAAATGAAAAAAATGAAACGATTAAAATTACCACAGAATCTGATTTCCAACTTGAGCAATTAATTGAGATTTTAATTGGATCTTGTATTAAACGTGGTATTGAGCACAGTTCTTTAGATATTCCTGCAGAAAGCGAACACCACGGTAAACTTTACAGTAAAGAAATCAAACTTAAACAGGGTATTGAAACAGAGATGGCGAAGAAAATTACTAAATTAGTAAAAGATTCTAAAATCAAAGTTCAAACTCAAATTCAAGGTGAACAAGTGCGTGTGACAGGTAAGTCACGCGATGACTTACAGGCAGTCATTCAACTTGTTAAAGGCGCTGAATTAGGCCAACCATTCCAATTTAATAATTTTAGAGATTAGTTTTCAAATAAGGGCGAAATGTTGCCATAGTTTTTTGATAAAACTTGACGAACACCGCTTTCAAGCGTAACATTCGCCCGATTTTTTAACGAGAAGGACACACACTTTGGACAGTCATAGTCGATACCGAATATCGCTCTAGACGCCCGCCTTTTTATTATCGGCGCGCGTTCGCCGGTAAATTTACCGTTGTTTCGGCATCTCTTAACGAAAACTTTGCGATTTTTCCCCGCACTTTCGTTTCTTCTTTAATTTGTTCACTGTTAGCTGTTCATAATCCTATAAGGAGTATGAAATGATCAACGCGTTTGCTATCAATGATTCCCGCTTGGTTCGCATTGACGAAGACCAAACCGATCTCAATGCTGCCATTTGGCTTGATTTACTTGAGCCGACAGGCGAAGAGCGTGAAATGCTACAAGAAGGCTTAGGCCAGAGCTTAGCATCTTTTCTAGAATTGGAAGATATTGAAGCTTCCGCCCGTTTCTTTGAAGACGAAGATGGTCTACACCTTCACTCATTTTTTTATTGCGAAGATGAAGACAATTATGCTGATTTAGCGAGCGTCGCTTTTACTATTCGTGATGGCCGTTTATTTACGTTGCGTGATCGCGAGCTACCAGCATTCCGTTTATATCGTATGCGTTCACGTAGCCAGCGCTTGTTAGAATGTAATTCCTATGAAGTTTTACTGGATTTATTTGAAACAAAAATTGAGCAATTAGCGGATGTAATTGAAAATGTTTATGCAGATTTGGAAGAGTTGAGTCGCGTTATTTTAAACGGAAAACAAGATGAAGCCTTTGATGAGGCATTAAATACGCTCACGGAACAAGAAGATACGAGCTCAAAAGTTCGTTTGTGTTTGATGGATACCCAACGTGCACTAGGTTTCTTGGTTCGCAAAACGCGCTTACCAACAAACCAGTTAGAACAAGCACGAGAAATCTTACGAGATATTGAATCTTTGCAACCGCATAATGAATCATTGTTCCAAAAAGTGAACTTTTTAATGCAAGCTGCAATGGGTTACATCAATATTGAACAGAACAAAATTATGAAATTCTTCTCAGTTGTTTCTGTGATGTTCCTTCCTGCAACATTAGTTGCATCCACTTATGGTATGAACTTTGATTTTATGCCTGAATTACATTTTAAATATGGTTATCCAATGGCAATTGGGTTAATGATCGCCGCAGCATTGACACCATATATTTATTTTAGAAGAAAAGGATGGTTATGATGGAATTATCCCAAACCGCATTATTTATCGGGTCAATTATTAATCTTTACGCACTTGTATTGATCTTACGAGCTTGGTTACAGTTTGCTCGAGTGGATTATTACAACCCTGTTTCGACATTTGCAGTCAAAATGACTGATCCAGTATTAAAACCTCTGCGTAAAATTGCGCCTACTGTAAAAAATATTGATACTTCTGCTTTACTGTTAGTATTTATTATCGGTATGTTGAAAGGTATTATTTATTTTGGTTTATCAGTAAATGTACTCTTAGTATTGGGTGTGTTAACTATATTGAAAAGCATTGGTTTAGCCATTTTTTATGTGCTTTTTATTGGGGCTGTTTTAAGTTGGTTTAATCGTGGAAATAGTCCTGTGATTTATGCGTTTTATCAACTCTCAGAACCACTTTTAAGACCTATCCGTCGATTCCTACCAACATTAGGTATGATTGATTTTTCTCCTATGGTCATCGTATTTATCTTATTGTTCTTAAATAACCTAATGCTTGATATGTTAGGTGGACTTTGGATGATTGCTGGTTAGAGACCAATAGGTTATTGAATAATAATTTAGGGGCTAATCTACGTCAGCCCCTTAAATTAATATAGTTATATGTAGGTTAAAGTCTAGCTTACTGGTGAAATTCTTACAATAGCAGGAATTGAATTAAGTGAGCAATTTGGGGCAACGTTATTTTTTCTTTTGGTAAAGCCATCCGCAAGCTCATAAAAGAGCAGAGTTTAACGCAAGAACAACTTGAATTTGAAGCGGATATTTAACGTATTTATATGAGTAAATTAGAGCTTGGTCAATAACAACCGTCTTTAACAACAATTTTTAAATTAGCGAATTGATTAAAGTGTTCTGTAAGCGAATTAATTCAGCAGACAGAAGAAATTAATAGCAAGGGATAGGAATTTAGGGGACTTCCTACCTACCATTGAAATTAATGATGTTTCGGTGGATTAGAAAGCCCACTCTACGTTATTTTCCAAACAACGTTATCGATTCCAAATGCCCCGTATGAGGGAACATATCTATCACCGCAGTTTTTTCAATCTTGTAGCCAAAATCACGTAAAATTTCCGCATCACGCACTAATGTTGCAGGATTACAAGATACATATAAAATTTTCTTTGCTTTCAGCTCGCACAAAGCATTTAACGCGAAAGCTGCACCACTACGTGGAGGATCAAGCAAAATTTTATTGAACGACTGATGAGCCCAAGGTTGTTCAACAAAGGATTGGTCAAGATCAGCTTGGAAAAATTCAATATTCTTGATTTGGTTTCTTGCGGCATTTTGCTCCGCTTTTTGTACCATTTCAAAAACACCTTCAATTCCTACCGCACTTTTCACGCGTTTGGCGAGAGGAAGCGTAAAATTTCCCATGCCGCAAAATAAATCCAATACACAATCCTGTTGGCTCAATTCAAGCCAATCCAACGCAGTATTGACCATACGTTCATTTAATGCACGATTTACTTGGATGAAATCACGAATATCAAAATGTAATTTTATGCCATCAGAAAATTGATAATAAGGTGCATTACCATAAATTTGTTCAATGCCTTCATCACTTTGTAAAAACAGCATTAACTTTTCTTGTTCAGCAAATTTGAGCAATAAAGTGCGGTCAATTTCCGCAAGTTTTTTGGTGTAACGTAACAACATTGCAACGCCATTATCGGTCGCCACTAATTCAATATGCCCAAGCTGTTTCGGCGCAGAAAATTGTTCTAAAAGTGCGGCTAATTTAGGCAGTAAATAATTAATTACAGGTTCTGCCACTTCGCAAGATTGGACGGTAATTAAATCATTGGTATTTTTCTGACGAAAGCCCATTTCGACTTGTTTTGTGTTTGGATTAAACCACAAACTCAAACGCACACGACGACGATACGCCCAAGCATCGCCACAAATCATAGGTTGAAATGAAATCGGTTCTGACTGTAATTTACTTAATCGCTTAAACAATGCGGATTCTTTAGTTTTCCTCTGCATTTCAATCGGAATATGTTGCCCTTGGCAACCACCACAACGCATAAAATGAGCACATTTAGGTTCTAAACGTTCAGAACTTTTTACTAACCATTTTTTTGCCGTAGCATGCCCATATTGGCGTTTATCTTCCAGAATACGACATTCCACTTTTTCGTGCGGAAGTGCATTTTCAATAAACCAAGTTTTACCATTAATTTTCGCGACGCCTAAACCTTGATAATCTAAATCAAGAATATCAGCGGTAATGGTTTGAACATTTTTTGTTTTTTGCTTTGGGGTATAAAGAAGAACCATTGTTTGAAGAATTACGCCAAATTAATTAAGTATACACATTGCAGAATAGTTATTCATTGATATTCCATTTGATGGAATCAATACACTTTGACCCCACAAATATTGGCATAATTTTTATTTAGAGTAAATCACTGATAAGAAAAGGTGTAAATGGCAACCGCATTTACTGTGCCATCTATGATATTTCCATCTTTATATAAGCGAGTGATCGCTGTTTTTTATACGCTTTTTATAGCCAATTTGCTAGTAAGTATACTTACTAGTGTTATCTCTTTACAGAGATAACACAAAACATCTTGCTAAGAAATTTTCTATAATAAGGAATGAAAAATGAACAAGTTTAAAATAACTGTTACTACAACATTACTCGGTTTATCATTAATGAGTGTATCTACTTACGCTAATGTAGTGACTGCTGCACAAGTAGAAATAGAAGCAGCAAGGGCGGAACGCACCCTGCAGGCATCGAATGAACTGCAAAAAGGTAATTATTCTAAAGCTATAGAATATGCTGAACCTGTAGCAAACGCACCTATTACCGAATTCAACCAAGAGATTATTTCAAATTCTCAATTTATCCTCGGCTATAGTTATTTAGCTAAGAAGAACAAAAAGAAAGCAATATTATGGTTTCAAAAATCTTGTAAAAATGGCTTTTCTAGTAGTTGCAGCATGTTAGAAAAAATTAAGAGATAGTAAAATGAATGATCTATTTATTAGTTCTGTAATTCTTATAGCTTTACCTTTAATTGCATTATTGGGATTAAAAGTAATGAATATAGAAAGAACAATTGGAAAAATTATCGTGCTTTTGTCATTAAGTGTTGGATATGCTTTTACCTTAGGCGATGTTCTTACATTTAATAATGAAAATATGCCTATCTTAAATTACATTCAGTTAGCATATTACTCTGCAATAAGTTTCTTTGTTTTCGGCTTTGCTGGATTATTTTTTAGCACAAAAGCGGGAATAAGTGAAAAGGGTTTAAAATAAACATCATAGGCAAACATTGTTTGCCTTTATTTTTGCTTTACATTTTTAAAAAAATCATTTTAACAAGAGAATGTGCTGTGAGAATAATTCTCGGCTTTTTAATGGTTTATCGCCAAGATAAGGTTTCAGCGCAATACGAGTAAAACGTTTTGCCGCTTGACGTACCGCATCATCAGAAAAATCTAGGGCTTCAAAGGCTAACAAATCTCTTCCGTAAAAAGTGAGATTATCTTTCACTAAAGAAGCGATGAAACCTTTTTCCTCACGATAACGATATGTCATTGAAAAATCGACTGGCTCGCCAGAACCCGCACAATGAAGAAAATCCACGCCGTAACCGAGAATTTGTAAAAGTTGAAATTCAAAAAGACGCAACGTTGGCTCAACGTTGGTTTCAGTTGCCAAGCCTGTTAAGCATTTTAAATAATGTTGAAACAGCGAAGGATTCGGCGTTTCAGGCTCAATGACACGAGTCAGTAACTCATTCACATAAAAACCGCTATAAAGTGCGGTTTGTTGTAAAGGAAGTGTAATTGCGGCGGGTTCAGCTTTAGTAAGGGTTTTCAATGAACTTTTTCCCGTCCAACGCAACAATAAAGGTGTGAAAGGTTGCAAGACCGACTTCCAAGATGAACGCTTTGCTCGAGCGCCCTTAGCAATCACTGTTAGACGACCACTTTCTTCAGTAAACAAATCCACTAAAAGACTCGTTTCACTATAAGGGCGACGATGAAGAATAAAGCCTCGTTGGAGTTCGGTTTGCACAATTAATTACCGGATAAACGCTCTACGGGTTGTAATACACATTGTTCTGCTAAAATTTCACCTAAATTAGTTTTTAGCACACTGAAATCATCACGCTCTTGCCACGCCCAACGAATATTGCCGTAATTTTTACCGCGCTCAGAAATCATTAATGTCAATTTTTCTGACATAGAATTAAAAGTCACCGTAATGTGATGCAATAATTTTTTACGTTTTTTTTGAGTGGAATGAACCACACGAACTTGCTTATCATCTTTACACAAATAAACTTTAGCCTCACCTTTTTGCAAAGCTTTATCTACTTTTTCCACCTGCATCTTTTGCGGCTCTGGCTTCTTTGGTAAACCATTTTGAGCACAACCGATCAAGCAAAGTGCGGTTAAAATTAGAAACGTTTTTTTTAACATAGAATCCTACTTGCAAAAGAAAAATGGGCGATTGCTCGCCCTAAAAATTATTTTTTATATTCATAAGAACCATCAGACTGACGGACAAATCGCGTACCGTTAGATAAACGCATTTCATTTACTCGCCCTTGACTGTTCACAGATACTGCAACTTTATCACCCGGTTTAAAGCTACTTAACACATTGCCCGCACCCGCTGCTTTACTCATTGCATTAACATCCGAAATATTAAGTTGATTGTCACGGAATACTTGCATAAGAGAAACGCCTTTAGGCACAGTTAATGTTTTCGCTGATGCAGTTGGTGCTGCTGCTTTCGTTGCAGGTTTTGCATCAACAATTTGAACTTTAGCTTCTTTTTTAACTTGAATCGGTTTTGCTTCAACAATAGGTGGTTTTCCTGCTGTTTTAGCGACGGTTTGTTCAGTTGCTTTTGCTGGTACATGTGTTTTTTCAGCAACCTTTACTTCTTTTTTCGCGATATCTTTATGCGCAACTTGTTGTTCTACTACTTTTTTCACCGGTTGAACTGGTGTTACAACAGTTGGTGCTTTTGGTTGTTCCACTTGAGCTTGTTGAGCTTGAGTTTGTGATTGCTCAGGTTGAGCTGCTTGCATAGGTTTAGCTGAAGCTGAATCCATTGTATTTGAGGGTTGAACTGGAGCTTGAGCCATGTTTTGCGGCGCAGCCATGTTTTCTGTAGGTTGATTTTGAGCAGTCGCACTATTAGCCGATTCATCTGCTTTTGGTGCATTTTCAGGTTGGTTAGCTTGCTCTGCCGCCATCTGATTTTGTGCAGGTGGATTATCTAAAATCGTGGTTTCAACTGGTTGATTTTGATCTAAAGATTGGAACTGAACTGGGATTTCATTGCTGTTAGATTGAGTGAAAGACTCAACGGTGTCAGAACTTGGTTTTAATGCAAAGAAAATAATTAATAAAATGACCAACGCCAAAATAGCCATAAATAAACGGCGATGTTTTGCTGGTAATACTTGTAATACTTTCCATTTTTCTGGTTGGGCTAAAATAGGTTTTTCAGCCTTTTCGACGGTTTCATCCGCGTTATTTTCAGCACTGATTTCTTCATCAACAGTAGAAATATTTTCTTCTGTGGAAGAAGTTTGAAGAACTGGCTCTTGTGCTGTTTTCAAATTTTCACTCGGAATTAAAGGATCATTTTCTTGCGTTGATGAATCGCCAAAAGTAGGTTCTTTACGTTGCTGAAAGTTAGTTTGCACGTGATTTTTTTTGGCAAATAACCCTTTTGCTTTACCTAAAATTGACGAACTTGGCTGAATTGTTTTCTTTGGTGTAATCGGCTCTTGATTAAGCCCTAAATCTAATTCATTTTGAGATGATTGTTCATTTTTATCCATAGAATTCACTGGATTGCCCCTGATGCTTGTTCTTATTCATATTAATTAGCCACAAAATTGAGAAGCCCAAAAGTGCGGCGAGAAAATTAGGCGTATTTTATCGGATCTTATTCCGCGTATAAAGTCTTATTTGGTTCGCCCGCAATTTCTCGTGCAAGTTTAGGAACAAGATAGCCAGATGTCAGAGATTGCAAGGTTTTATAGATTTGCATAGCTTCAATATCGCTAATCAAAAAATGGCTCGCCCCTTGCACTTTATCTAGCAAATGCAAGTAATAAGGCAAAATGCCTGTTTGAAAAAGTTTATCACTCAATATTTTCAGAATTTGCGCATCATCATTCACGCCTTTTAGCAAAACGGATTGATTCAAAAGCGTGACATTCACGGCTTTTAATTTTTGCATCGCATGAGCAAAAATTTGATCAATTTCATTTGGGTGATTAATGTGTGTCACCATAACAGTTTGCAAACGACTTTCTGCTAATAAGGTACAAAATTCATCAGTAATCCGTTGCGGAATCACAACAGGCAAACGGGTGTGAATACGCAAACGCTGTAAGTGC comes from Haemophilus haemolyticus and encodes:
- the recO gene encoding DNA repair protein RecO, with product MQTELQRGFILHRRPYSETSLLVDLFTEESGRLTVIAKGARAKRSSWKSVLQPFTPLLLRWTGKSSLKTLTKAEPAAITLPLQQTALYSGFYVNELLTRVIEPETPNPSLFQHYLKCLTGLATETNVEPTLRLFEFQLLQILGYGVDFLHCAGSGEPVDFSMTYRYREEKGFIASLVKDNLTFYGRDLLAFEALDFSDDAVRQAAKRFTRIALKPYLGDKPLKSRELFSQHILLLK
- the rlmD gene encoding 23S rRNA (uracil(1939)-C(5))-methyltransferase RlmD; its protein translation is MVLLYTPKQKTKNVQTITADILDLDYQGLGVAKINGKTWFIENALPHEKVECRILEDKRQYGHATAKKWLVKSSERLEPKCAHFMRCGGCQGQHIPIEMQRKTKESALFKRLSKLQSEPISFQPMICGDAWAYRRRVRLSLWFNPNTKQVEMGFRQKNTNDLITVQSCEVAEPVINYLLPKLAALLEQFSAPKQLGHIELVATDNGVAMLLRYTKKLAEIDRTLLLKFAEQEKLMLFLQSDEGIEQIYGNAPYYQFSDGIKLHFDIRDFIQVNRALNERMVNTALDWLELSQQDCVLDLFCGMGNFTLPLAKRVKSAVGIEGVFEMVQKAEQNAARNQIKNIEFFQADLDQSFVEQPWAHQSFNKILLDPPRSGAAFALNALCELKAKKILYVSCNPATLVRDAEILRDFGYKIEKTAVIDMFPHTGHLESITLFGK
- a CDS encoding YtjB family periplasmic protein — protein: MQIIKEKLIKSTMLATIIVLSLTALGVILFGVKQFKLSSQFASVNQVVNISHILVRQQANLFSVLLTNNAKTEQLTDNLDQIVKEDFILDASLYDGEGKLLAQSREMRNSPDANNQQIVEPLYAQSGIKGFLRVTIDAQYTQSNQSKINQIFHQLYGELIIVFLLGAVMASSIHYFLSHYRRTYRKSKEKKSAVNLKVKSSSTRFHQRRRRI
- the tkt gene encoding transketolase, with product MATRRQLANAIRFLSMDAVQKAKSGHPGAPMGMADIAEVLWRDFLKHNPTNPKWADRDRFVLSNGHGSMLIYSLLHLTGYDLSIEDLKQFRQLHSKTPGHPEYGYAPGVETTTGPLGQGITNAVGMAIAEKTLAGQFNREGHEIVDHHTYVFLGDGCLMEGISHEACSLAGTLGLGKLIAFYDDNNISIDGHVDGWFSDDTAARFEAYGWQVIRNVDGHDAEQIRAATILAQAEKEKPTLIICKTIIGFGSPNKSASHDCHGAPLGDEEIALTRKALDWEYAPFEIPAEYYAEWSAKEKGAEAEKSWEEKFAAYAKAYPELAAEFTRRVNGELPANWAAESKAFIEKLQANPASIASRKASQNAIEAYAHVLPEFLGGSADLASSNLTLWSGSKPIRAHENVGGNYLNYGVREFGMSAIMNGIALHGGFIPYGATFLMFYEYAHNAVRMAALMKQRSLFVYTHDSIGLGEDGPTHQPVEQTASLRLIPNLETWRPCDQVESAIAWQQAVERQDGPSALIFTRQNLAQMDRTSAQLDAVKRGAYVLKDCEGTPELIFIATGSEVELAVKAAETLSAEGKKVRVVSMPSTNRFDKQDEAYRESVLPAAVTKRVAIEAGISDFWYKYVGFNGRVVGMNSFGESAPADQLFKLFGFTVENIVAKAKEIL
- a CDS encoding YggT family protein: MELSQTALFIGSIINLYALVLILRAWLQFARVDYYNPVSTFAVKMTDPVLKPLRKIAPTVKNIDTSALLLVFIIGMLKGIIYFGLSVNVLLVLGVLTILKSIGLAIFYVLFIGAVLSWFNRGNSPVIYAFYQLSEPLLRPIRRFLPTLGMIDFSPMVIVFILLFLNNLMLDMLGGLWMIAG
- the corA gene encoding magnesium/cobalt transporter CorA, with protein sequence MINAFAINDSRLVRIDEDQTDLNAAIWLDLLEPTGEEREMLQEGLGQSLASFLELEDIEASARFFEDEDGLHLHSFFYCEDEDNYADLASVAFTIRDGRLFTLRDRELPAFRLYRMRSRSQRLLECNSYEVLLDLFETKIEQLADVIENVYADLEELSRVILNGKQDEAFDEALNTLTEQEDTSSKVRLCLMDTQRALGFLVRKTRLPTNQLEQAREILRDIESLQPHNESLFQKVNFLMQAAMGYINIEQNKIMKFFSVVSVMFLPATLVASTYGMNFDFMPELHFKYGYPMAIGLMIAAALTPYIYFRRKGWL
- a CDS encoding YajQ family cyclic di-GMP-binding protein; this encodes MPSFDIVSEITLHEVRNAVENANRVLSTRYDFRGVEAVIELNEKNETIKITTESDFQLEQLIEILIGSCIKRGIEHSSLDIPAESEHHGKLYSKEIKLKQGIETEMAKKITKLVKDSKIKVQTQIQGEQVRVTGKSRDDLQAVIQLVKGAELGQPFQFNNFRD
- the serB gene encoding phosphoserine phosphatase; amino-acid sequence: MQIQRFQSITQKYPQFPTALLANEALTQEQDSFILYGTKLDMATLEKFQQKCGQNFQIFDVWMVEQNIVVLLKGQWFADFIKFAHDVEVDIAKLDFIPKLSQAGLLVMDMDSTAIQIECIDEIAKLAGVGELVSAITESAMRGELDFEQSLRRRVGTLKGAPESILQQVRENLPLMPGLVETIQILQKYGWKTAIASGGFTYFADYLKTLLQLDFAASNQFDIEDGKLTGLVKGDVVDAQYKAKTLQHLLEKYGIDSQYSIAIGDGANDLAMMNVAGLGVAFHAKPKVQQQAQIVVNFADLTALLCLLSANDRI
- a CDS encoding Opacity-associated protein OapB, which encodes MLKKTFLILTALCLIGCAQNGLPKKPEPQKMQVEKVDKALQKGEAKVYLCKDDKQVRVVHSTQKKRKKLLHHITVTFNSMSEKLTLMISERGKNYGNIRWAWQERDDFSVLKTNLGEILAEQCVLQPVERLSGN
- the oapA gene encoding opacity-associated protein OapA → MNSMDKNEQSSQNELDLGLNQEPITPKKTIQPSSSILGKAKGLFAKKNHVQTNFQQRKEPTFGDSSTQENDPLIPSENLKTAQEPVLQTSSTEENISTVDEEISAENNADETVEKAEKPILAQPEKWKVLQVLPAKHRRLFMAILALVILLIIFFALKPSSDTVESFTQSNSNEIPVQFQSLDQNQPVETTILDNPPAQNQMAAEQANQPENAPKADESANSATAQNQPTENMAAPQNMAQAPVQPSNTMDSASAKPMQAAQPEQSQTQAQQAQVEQPKAPTVVTPVQPVKKVVEQQVAHKDIAKKEVKVAEKTHVPAKATEQTVAKTAGKPPIVEAKPIQVKKEAKVQIVDAKPATKAAAPTASAKTLTVPKGVSLMQVFRDNQLNISDVNAMSKAAGAGNVLSSFKPGDKVAVSVNSQGRVNEMRLSNGTRFVRQSDGSYEYKK